In the genome of Armatimonadota bacterium, the window GACGGGCCGCTCGCCTGAACGCCGGGCAGGCAATCAAGATCATCAATACCCACGGCAACCAGGTCGTCGATACCTGGTGCTTCTCGTCCGAGGATGTGACCGAGTTCCTGTCGAACGAGCACCTGCGCGCGACCCTGACCCGGATCTTCCCGCGCAAGGGCGACGAGTTGGTGACGAACCGGCGCCGGCCGATTCTGTTCTTCGAGGAGGACACCTCGCCCGGCCTCCACGACACCATCATGGCGGCCTGCGACGACTACCGTTACGGGCTTCTGGGCTGCACCGAGTACCACGACAACTGCACCGACAACATGTATGCGGCGCTGCGCCAGATCGGCGTGCAGGTGGCCGACTGCCCGAGCCCAATCAATCTTTGGATGAACATCCCCGTCGATCCCGAGGGCAACACCGGCTGGGGCGAACCGCTGTCGAAGCCCAGGGACTATGTGGTGCTGCGGGCGCGGATGGACTGCATCGTGGCGATGTCGGCCTGCCCGCAGGACATCCTCCCGATTAACGGCGCCGACCGCGAACCGACTGAGGCGCATTACCAGATCCTGAGCTAGGGCAGCTTCCGGTCGATGTGACTCGCGGTCCTTTCGGCCGTCATCCCCGCGCAGGCGGGGATCTCGCGACGTTGGCCCGTCATTCCCGCCTGCGCGGGAATGACGGTGGTGGTAGGGGCGCGATCCAGGTTGAGCGGAAACTGCCCTAGGCCGCCCCGAAGGACGGCAGGACCGCGCGGGCCTCCGGCGTCATCGCGGCACCGCTGGCCAGGACCGCGCGGGCC includes:
- a CDS encoding urea carboxylase-associated family protein, whose amino-acid sequence is MTSSEILTIPARRGRAARLNAGQAIKIINTHGNQVVDTWCFSSEDVTEFLSNEHLRATLTRIFPRKGDELVTNRRRPILFFEEDTSPGLHDTIMAACDDYRYGLLGCTEYHDNCTDNMYAALRQIGVQVADCPSPINLWMNIPVDPEGNTGWGEPLSKPRDYVVLRARMDCIVAMSACPQDILPINGADREPTEAHYQILS